A region of the Conger conger chromosome 6, fConCon1.1, whole genome shotgun sequence genome:
tgtctgccccctgtttctcctccttctgtccccttacagatgctgatgtgtctcaccttctgctctcccaccgccctactacttgtgccctggaccccatcccctcaaacctctttcaggcaatcacgcctgacatcctcctgtttgtcacctcccttgtttactcctctctgtcctctggctgctttccctcatccttcaaagggcctacatcaccccgctcctaaagaaacccactctaccgtctgcattcaaaactaccgtcctctccttccttttctatccaaatccattgaacgagccgcctccaaccaactctcttccttcctctcacagaataacctgctggacccccaccagtccggcttcagacctggccactcaacGGAGACtgccctcctctctgtcaatgagtcccttcaggctgcacgagcaacctctctctcctctgtcctgatccttcttgacctctctgcggcgttcgacacggtcaaccactccatcctcttagcctccctggcatttACAGGGATCtctggcacagccttagagtggttCAAATCTtgtctctctggccggtcctcccaggtgtcctgggctggaggagtgtcaacccctcgcccccttgttacaggagtcccccggggctcagtcctcggacccctcctcttctccatctacacgagatcccttggcctcgttatctctgctcacccaaatctttctctccttccccccatcagacacacaggtctctacccgtatctccgcctgcctgagagacatccagagctggatgggcaaccaccatctaaagctcaacacAGGTAAGACTAAGACAGgtaatttaaaactttggtgcttgcataccaggcacAGCTCCTGTATATATtaaatcccttatcaagacctatacaccaacaagacccctccgttctgccacttcgtgccatctggcgcctccccctcgccacacctgcacttcacgctcatgactgctgtctgtcctggtcccacggtggtggatgtcagaacggcagagtctctgacctccttcaagcgcagactgaagacccatctcttcaggctacacctttccctccccaactcaccaccatgattagccttagactgtaatggcacttatgtatagattgaaTAGATATTGTTatttgtataggtattgtttttttttttattggttgttgtattctagctgccaaactgtggtatgctagtttgaaagttgattgtactcttcaagggttcagattttctgtatgtttacactgggattcggaactgtactgtcctgtactgtttgatttgcactttgttgtacgtcgctctggataagagcgtctgctaaatgccatgaaatgtaatgtaatatattttagcCTTTTTTGTCAGCACTGCGTTTCCCCTGCATGTTCCTCCCTGCAGTGATTCTCTGTCAAACACTGTATGATACTGATGTCAACAGATGTAAATGAGATACTCCCTTCTTCGTGATGtagttgtaataataataataataataatattattattattattattattattattattattattatggatgcattttgttgtacgttTACTTAAGATGGATTACCCAATGAATAAActttttgcatttgaaatgtcTTTTCTGTTTCAAGATCTAACTCCTGCTGGTTGGATTTAGGCAGGCAAGGCAAGTTAACACTATTCAATAAACTTCTTTAAAACTACGAATTGTAGCTAGAAATTAATACATGTTTACATTCATAAAAATGTGCTATTGAATTTAGGTGAAGTGTCTGAGGCAAGCCGAGATGTTGGACTGCGGTGGTGTGCACCATTACCAAAGGAGAAAGAAACGCGGAAACACTTCCGCTGTTCGCTCTATCCATTCCATGAACCGCAAGCTTCGCTGGAAGCATTTTCTCGCGAGGGCATAACATAACGCAATAAATTTGGGCATAACACGGAAATGCAATGCAAGTACAGACCGACGAGACGACTTCTGAATTCTTTCATGCTCGTTCCGCGGATCTATACTGTCTGTTCGCTCTGCGATACACCTCTCGTTGGGCACCGATTTAATGTAAAACCGCCGTGGGTGAACAGATAACATCAAAAGAACAAGTGAGTATCAGTTAGcctagtcgctttggattaaaagcgtccgccaaatgactaaaaGTAAAATGTCAATGCCTAAAGCATAAACATTTTCACGAACACAGTGAAGGAGGCAAACTAGAGATAGGCGGTTTGGAAACCGAGAGTAACAGAATGCAAAtacgtttttcttttattattgtttgtcaTTATACCCCAACTGTTATTATCTACTGATATATTTCTGTTGTAGAGTCATTAGCAGATGCTCGCAAGAGCCGCGTACCGGGAACCGATATAGGCCTTTAGCTACCGAATTTTGTTGTTTGATTTATTGGACACTAAATGCTACATAGTTTCAAAGTCGGAAAGGAAATTAATTGGATTTTACGTAATGGTTTTCTTTTCCTTCAAAATACCTTTGCAGACATTTTAGTAGCGACTACCCTACCCGGAAATGAGGGGTGCAGCTTTGTGCATGGTCGTTCTGCTGTTGCTGGGTGAGTAGCTACAGGCCATGCTGCATTTAGCATTAATGAAagggtttaaaaaatgtttgaccTGCGAATGAATATAACATCAGATCTACCTAAATACAGGCAAATAAGTTGTCTCTTAACAATTTGTTCCAATTTGTGGCATGCCTGCAAATATTTAGATTAGTTAAACCATTCGTGTCCTCAGAaccatttattgtttaaccaatcaatcttaaCTGGACACATCTGGACAAtgagaaacacctgtcagtcacttgttccaatacctttgctcataactgggtggtctgatacaaaaggtgatatgttctaagtttaACAAACCTAGATAAAAATactaggaaataaaagctgaaatttagatctcatgtacatattttgagctcaaactcaattgtcttcagtgtatagcaacaacaaaggaattgaccttcctgttccaatacttttggaggggaaagTACATGCCAATGACAAGTACAGAAACTAATCcagtaaaatgtttttcccaaaTGTTGTGGAGGCCACGGTATATTTACTTTGTTATTTTCCTTTGGGCATGAGCCCAGCACTGTGAGATTTCTCTCTTAATTTGATTGAACATCCAGTTTCCCCACTTTCTCTCATTTCCCTGCTTCTAGCCCTGCAACAAACATGTTCAACTTTAGATGTAAGCGTTGGCCAGTCCATCACCCTCCACTGCAGTGGACAGCCCAATAGGGTTGTAGAATGGCATTTTAAACCGCTTATgttccctgattggctgctcgtGGCCAAACTCCACGCTGGACCCATTTCCCCAGGGCCTGGCTTCCAGGGACGGGTGGAGTCCGTCTGTGAGGAGCAGCCAGGAAACTTCAGCCTGGTCCTCAGTCCTGTGGTGTACAACGACAGAGGCATTTACGAATGCCGGGACAAGGATGGGACCATTCTTTCAGATGTGAAGCTCCACATTTCTGGTAAGTGCATATTGCCTTTTTTCCCCCTACGGATTCCGTTACTGTTTTTGGtattgtttgtctctctctctgatgtgtAGAGGGCTCTTGTATCGACTCCTGTGCTTTTttcttgtttcattttcatttatttattttttaacagattttttcccaatttggtagccagttaTACCCTATCTAATGCAGTTAGTGCTAGTTGGGGATAGGGATGTGTatcgttaggattttattgataccgataccaataccgatactccttatcggtgccggtatttatcgatactcttatggataccacggcgtgtaatttagtgtataaaataaagatgttacaagatggtaaaagattcaatcgttttttattaccacaaggggggtaacaccagcaacattattaaacaacttacagcacctgccttttaagcccttagcaagtcaacatgtgcagtgtGAGGCATGTCATAAAAACAagcaggcagctccatacagccttaaaggtgactgtcaatgtgataatgcttcaacagaacagaagcttaacttgaaattacaaatgcttctcatAATAGATAGAATAAAAAacctagggagatgaccaaagcccttgcctacatgttcaacccaacagacacatacatgtaaacagaacagtgtaggggAGGCGTTTCTCCTGAAGCATTTAGCCCTAACAGTTTTTgttaaggaaaagcaacatatttactttctctggcagcatccgagatcgctctggacagtgacgtcacgctatacactcggataaaatggcgctgcgcatgttttaaaaaatggtaattttaattacttattatttttaatccagctttactggcagtTTTAAACCtttaagtatatatatatatatatatatattgggaatcaatcttgtaaataatgccaacttaatctagtatttcacttcccctttaatgattcatacactcaccgtgacttcatgaagaagcactgtcggagtctgcctgcacggaggagggcacggtgttgttagcgtctgccgggttgctaactttagatgcgttgtttaacacgccgcactccttcagctttatgctatgggtagactgcaagtgtttcatgatgttgctggtgttacccccctttgacgcaactactttcttgcatatattgcatagagccgaggattcattgagtttgatgaagtgagcccataccttggagcgCTTCGCTCTTACGGCCAacatattgactactagagaaaacaacggggcgctgcgtcataacctgtcgacggcggcagtgtcataattacgcgacggttaggtagacacttaaaaaaaatacagaaaacagtATCGTTTGTCCTGAATCTTTAGTGGTACTCTGGTAccgaccaattaggaaccggtaccaaaaaataccggctctGGGTACACATCCCTAGttggggatacaccgccttaCGACCCGTCCCTCAGTGGCCCTGGATCTTGTGACCCTGAGAgggacacgccttctccaagccttCTCAGCTCTATTAGACCATTACTCCGCATGCATGGGTGCTGCATGCGGCGatcccactaaccctgccaaattccaattatgccgctccacgagagccggccaaacttggcagGACCGGgtatcgaaccccggtcctcagtgtgcaactgcaacggaCTGCAACCGCGAGTCCACTGCACCTCAGCCTGTTGCGCAACAGTGCCACCATGGCTCCATTTTCCCCTTTTAATTTCCTTTCACGGTGGCGGGGTAATAAATTGATGGGTTGCAGATTAGCGGAGGAGCAGATGACACTCTGTAATGGAGTAATGACACTGTAATGGAGTAATGACACTCTGTAATGGAGTAATGACACTGTAATGGAGTAATGACACTCTGTAATGGAGTAATGACACTGTAATGAGGTAATGACACTGTAATGGAGTAATGACAATCTGTAATGGAGTAATGACACTGTAATGGAGTAATGACACTGTAATGGAGTAATGCCACTGTAATGGAGTAATGACACTGTAATGGAGTAATGACACTAATGGAGTAATGACACTCTGTAATGGAGTAATGACACTGTAATGGAGTAATGACACTGTAATGGAGTAATGACACTCTGTAATGGAGTAAGGACACTGTAATGGAGTAATGACACTGTAATGAGGTAATGACACTGTAATGGAGTAATGACACTAATGGAGTAATGACACTCTGTAATGGAGTAATGCCACTAATGGTGGGGATTTAAAGGGCAGTAGGTATGTGTTGGGTTGGAGgatgggtgggggaggggcgggaTATATATTTCTTAGCATGTAGGTCTGGTGGGTAGAGTTGTTGGTAAGTGGAATGTTCAATGTTCAGGATGTCAAAAGTCAaaagattctctctctctctctctctctctctctctctctctctctctctctctctctctctctctctctctctctctctctctctctctctctctctctctctctctctctctctctctctctctctctctctctctctctctctctctctctctctctctctctctctcagtgccaCCAAGTGTTTCCATAGTGGTGGGAATGCCTGCCAGTCTTCCTTGCTATGGGGACATTAGTAAACAAGCAAAATATGTTGATCTGGATATCCTCTGGAAAAGAGATGGAAAGATGGTTTACCAGCTCTAttacaacatcaccaccactgGGCCCGGGTTCGAGAGCAGAGCTTCAGTTTCCCCTGAACAGGCTCTCTATGGAAACATGTCTCTATCCATCAAACAGACACGCTTTTCAGATCAAGGCCACTACCAGTGCTTCTACAGCAGtccaaaagagagagggaaccCAGATTCTGAAAGTCTCCGTGTTACAGGTAAAATACACTTTACAGCTTCAGTTTTGTAGGCGGACCAAGCGGCTCAGGGGTAGATATGTCAGGTGTGTATTGTTTATTCTTCAATTTTAatccattcaaatgaaaatatttaataatttacaGGAATATAGCTTAATTTATCTTGATATAGCTTGATGCGATGTTGACACCCTATATTgttgttatatacagtatattatttacTTTTGTATTAACAACCTTGCTACTGTTGGTAAAAATTTTCATACCCCCTGTTAATGTATGTAAgtgtaaatatacaaatatgtaaAGGATATGTCTCCCCTCTCAGGCCACCCACCCCAGAACCGCACAGTGAAGGCTGGTGAAGAGCTCTCCATACGGCTCCATACCACAGACCCAGTGAGGGTAACATTCACAGGCCCTGGTCTGGACGAGGTGCTGATGGCCGACTCTAACAAAGACCCAGTCACATATGGGGAGCACTGTGGTCAGAGATGTGAGGTTCTGGGCCAGGAAAACACCTTTCTGCTGAGGCGTGTAACACCGGAGGATGCCGGGGTCTACGCAGTGACTGATTCTGAGACCAACAGGATCATCAGCATCGTCAATCTGCAAATCTCAGGTATCATCAAGAAGCTCATTGTGTTCCTCCTGACCCAGGGCGTGGCATCTTACTGGTGCTCTCTTATTCCACTGGTGCTATAAGCCATTGGGTAAATACAgggtaataaataaaaataacaacaaacattAGGGCTGACCCCAGTGGCCGACTAGCCGAATCATCAGCCACAGAACCTTTCCGGGACTGTCGAATATTCACAGGCAAATGCAGTTCCCTTGTGCATTAGCAGAAGTGTCTGGTTGTGTGGTGTGCTGCTATGTGTACCTGTTTGAGTGAAGCAGAGGCGGCTCTCAGTCGATGGAAGCTGAGCGTTCTCAGTGGAATGGGTCTTGATATCAGAGGTTTGCGTGATACCAAGCCGGGCTGGAGGGAGTGGTGGAGGGGTGAGGGACTATGGAAGTCGGTCTGCTGGTTCGACTTGTTCATGGCCTGATTTTTATCTGCCGTCTCTCCTTACAATGTGTAAGAAATCAACTCATTTGAAAAGTTGAATTTGCCTAACTAGCCGCTAGTCTACTGATAAatgttgagaaacagacatgagAAAGCATGATTTAACCATTATTTTACTAACTAGGTCAATTTAGACCGTTTATGCTGGTATTTTATGGAGTTAAGATGAATAATTGATGTTCACCTCGAAGTTGGTCCCATTTGACAACGGTTGAATGACAAACTGCGCATTTTACGTGATTGAATTTGCACTGGTGCAGCCCCTGCGGGGTTAATAGACCACATGCCAACAGCAAGCGGCACCATCTTGCACCTTGTTCCCCGgagtcaaaatggctgccacagaCACATGACATGCCTAGGGCGACAGCAGCACGAAAAAACcccctgactaacaggaagaaaccttgagcagatcCGAACTCaggagggggagcccatctgcttctggctgGCACTGGGCAAACAGTGGGCGTAACAGTAgtattatatgtaatatataaataaatttaattaattaaatcattaattatgaaattatatattctgcaaataataattatgcagatGACAAATATAGATGATTATCCGGGAAGGTCTGTTCTTGGCGCAGGCAGGGCAGAAGTGGCCGGTCAGCTGGGGTCAGCTGGGGTCAGCTGGGGTCAGCTGGGGTCAGGGTGTGGTGCTTGAGCTGCTGCTCCAGATTGAATGTGTGGCTGACCCAAAGGTCCATGACTGCAGTGACTCTGCCTGCactgtgtgacctctgacctctgacctctgatctGATCGTCACATTCAGGTGCATGTTAATGGATGACGGCATAGACACTCTGGATCTCTAGCGCCACCGTGTGGCCTGATGGTGGGGGTTCAGCACCCGGCGTTGCTGCTGTGCAGCTGTATTTagtatttacattattggcatttgggagaTGAATTTATGACTATGAATGactatttattattcttattgtgTGCTCTGCTGCATTTCTCCCAATTGAgccctctgtctccatgttctcTCTTAGGCCTGCCTCCTTCTGCAGGAGAGACTACAGGAGCAGTGCATTGGATCGTGTTGGTAGTGGTCTTTGGTTGTTTCGGCTGCATTTGCCTTGGCCTTGCAGTCTGTATGTTCTGCAATAACAGACGAGAGGCTAACAGACGAACAGCTGAACAGAGAATCACATACCAACCAGCCGCAGTGGAAGACCCTGCAGCAGCAGAACTGCAGCCTGAAGTCCCTGAGCCCTCTCTCTCCGTGACCGAGACCCAGCCTGCTGACCCCAAAACCCGTCCCCTCCTGTCCGAAACGGATACCACAGAACCCCATCTCCCTGTGTCCGAAACGGGGCCTTCAGACTGGACTGAAGTGCAGGAGAAGAAGAGCGAAGAGGTGCAGGGGTGGAATGATGCATTGgaataacattaaaaatgacaaagcaCAACACAAAATCTAAACGCACact
Encoded here:
- the LOC133131360 gene encoding uncharacterized protein LOC133131360; this translates as MRGAALCMVVLLLLALQQTCSTLDVSVGQSITLHCSGQPNRVVEWHFKPLMFPDWLLVAKLHAGPISPGPGFQGRVESVCEEQPGNFSLVLSPVVYNDRGIYECRDKDGTILSDVKLHISVPPSVSIVVGMPASLPCYGDISKQAKYVDLDILWKRDGKMVYQLYYNITTTGPGFESRASVSPEQALYGNMSLSIKQTRFSDQGHYQCFYSSPKERGNPDSESLRVTGHPPQNRTVKAGEELSIRLHTTDPVRVTFTGPGLDEVLMADSNKDPVTYGEHCGQRCEVLGQENTFLLRRVTPEDAGVYAVTDSETNRIISIVNLQISGLPPSAGETTGAVHWIVLVVVFGCFGCICLGLAVCMFCNNRREANRRTAEQRITYQPAAVEDPAAAELQPEVPEPSLSVTETQPADPKTRPLLSETDTTEPHLPVSETGPSDWTEVQEKKSEEVQGWNDALE